One part of the Dyadobacter sp. 676 genome encodes these proteins:
- a CDS encoding TIGR02757 family protein, producing MPDTSHTAYPPSYVAELLDEKVAQYNQPDFIALDPISIPHRFSVKQDIEIMGFWAAVLAWGQRKTIINKCLELAALMDNAPYDFVRNHHESDLKPFLHFKHRTFNATDTLYFLHFFQEYYKVHDSLEFAFSSHMMPGDITIENALTGFHDFFINSENFPVRTRKHIATPARKSSCKRLNMFLRWMVRKDDNGVDFGIWNTIRPAQLVCPCDVHVDRVARVLGLIKRPVTDWQTATELTASLRLLDPNDPVKYDFALFGLGIEGFAK from the coding sequence ATGCCAGACACTAGCCACACCGCCTACCCACCCTCCTATGTGGCGGAGCTGCTCGATGAAAAGGTAGCCCAATACAACCAGCCGGATTTTATTGCTTTAGACCCGATCAGCATTCCGCACCGGTTTTCCGTGAAGCAGGACATCGAGATCATGGGCTTCTGGGCGGCGGTACTTGCCTGGGGCCAGCGTAAGACCATTATCAATAAATGCCTGGAACTGGCCGCGTTAATGGACAACGCTCCCTACGATTTCGTCCGCAATCACCACGAAAGCGACCTGAAACCGTTCCTGCACTTTAAACACCGCACTTTCAACGCTACCGATACACTGTATTTCCTGCATTTCTTTCAGGAATATTACAAAGTTCACGACTCGCTGGAATTCGCATTCAGCAGTCATATGATGCCCGGCGACATTACCATCGAAAATGCGCTCACGGGCTTCCATGACTTCTTCATCAACTCCGAAAACTTCCCCGTACGTACGCGCAAGCACATCGCCACGCCTGCGCGCAAATCTTCCTGCAAGCGCCTGAATATGTTCCTGCGCTGGATGGTGCGCAAGGACGACAATGGCGTTGACTTCGGCATCTGGAATACCATCCGCCCTGCGCAACTCGTCTGCCCCTGCGATGTCCACGTCGACCGTGTCGCACGTGTTCTGGGCCTTATCAAACGGCCGGTTACCGACTGGCAGACTGCTACTGAGCTTACCGCATCGCTGCGGCTGCTCGATCCGAACGATCCTGTGAAATATGACTTCGCGTTATTCGGGTTGGGGATTGAGGGATTTGCGAAGTAA
- a CDS encoding ATP-binding cassette domain-containing protein: MTTDSTEPIIRLERADIYQGERPVLNDVHFEINKGEFVYLIGRTGSGKSSLLKTLYADLWLHTGSAKVAGYELHNIKRADIPFLRRRIGIVFQDFQLLSDRSVEDNLSFVLRATGWENQGKISKRIAEVLMQVGLGTAQKRMPHQLSGGEQQRVVIARAMLNEPQILIADEPTGNLDPEVGDQIMQVFRTINNAGTAILMATHNHDFLKRFPARVIKCENGGVTVSE; the protein is encoded by the coding sequence ATGACCACCGATTCGACGGAGCCAATAATCAGACTGGAAAGGGCGGATATTTATCAGGGAGAAAGGCCTGTTTTGAACGACGTTCATTTTGAGATCAACAAGGGCGAATTTGTTTACCTTATCGGACGTACCGGCAGCGGTAAGAGCTCGCTTTTGAAAACACTATACGCCGATTTATGGCTGCATACCGGTTCCGCCAAAGTGGCCGGCTACGAGCTGCACAATATAAAAAGAGCCGATATTCCGTTTCTGCGTCGCAGAATAGGCATTGTTTTCCAGGATTTTCAATTGCTTTCCGACCGGTCCGTGGAAGACAACCTCTCGTTCGTGCTGCGCGCGACGGGCTGGGAAAACCAGGGGAAAATCTCCAAACGCATTGCAGAGGTACTCATGCAGGTGGGCCTCGGAACCGCCCAGAAAAGAATGCCGCACCAGCTTTCAGGCGGCGAGCAGCAACGGGTAGTAATCGCCCGCGCCATGCTGAACGAGCCGCAAATCCTGATCGCCGATGAGCCGACCGGTAACCTCGACCCAGAAGTAGGCGACCAGATCATGCAGGTTTTCCGCACGATCAATAATGCCGGAACGGCGATACTAATGGCAACACACAACCACGATTTCCTCAAACGCTTCCCCGCCCGCGTGATCAAATGCGAGAATGGCGGCGTGACAGTGAGCGAATAA
- a CDS encoding LysM peptidoglycan-binding domain-containing protein yields the protein MKYIFCLALLAGLMTGLTSARAKGLNAVDSVGVEKVGGKIFILHKVNQGQTMFAVVRQYGTTIHALREANPGMSDQIQSGQTIRVPYTPKVTKKDSKKDDKKEEKKELVKAEVKETKPVTDTPAAATSTSAPSASAATAVPANGIHKVEPGQTLYRVAVKYGVLMADLRKWNNLTDDNIKDGQELIVSEKGAEKAAAPAAAPPPAKVASTVVKDSVKAKAVVPEKVVKPVEEVAPPKVVKSKKKSESGLAEVIETDESTSKFLGLHRTAPIGSLVEVLNEYNQEKIIVRIIGRIPDTSVNDDIVIKLSSRAFEKVSPNSKRFRAVVSYLE from the coding sequence ATGAAATACATTTTTTGCCTGGCCCTTTTGGCAGGATTGATGACAGGTTTGACAAGTGCCCGGGCCAAGGGATTGAATGCTGTTGACTCCGTGGGGGTCGAAAAGGTAGGAGGGAAGATCTTCATTTTGCATAAGGTTAACCAGGGACAGACCATGTTCGCCGTCGTGCGCCAGTACGGGACGACGATCCACGCATTGCGCGAAGCCAATCCCGGCATGAGCGACCAGATTCAGTCCGGACAAACGATCCGGGTCCCTTATACACCTAAGGTCACAAAAAAAGACTCCAAAAAGGACGACAAGAAAGAAGAGAAAAAGGAATTGGTGAAGGCGGAAGTAAAGGAAACCAAGCCCGTAACCGATACGCCGGCTGCTGCGACGAGCACGTCCGCGCCGTCGGCATCCGCCGCGACCGCCGTACCTGCCAACGGCATACACAAAGTGGAGCCGGGGCAGACATTGTACCGGGTAGCTGTTAAATACGGTGTTTTGATGGCGGACCTCCGGAAATGGAACAATCTGACGGACGATAACATCAAAGACGGCCAGGAACTGATCGTCAGCGAAAAAGGAGCTGAGAAAGCAGCCGCACCGGCGGCGGCGCCCCCGCCCGCCAAAGTGGCTTCCACAGTTGTAAAGGATTCCGTAAAGGCGAAAGCGGTCGTACCCGAGAAGGTTGTGAAGCCAGTGGAAGAAGTAGCCCCGCCGAAAGTGGTGAAAAGCAAGAAGAAATCGGAGTCGGGATTGGCGGAAGTGATCGAGACAGACGAAAGCACCAGTAAATTCCTGGGCCTGCACCGTACGGCGCCGATCGGCTCGCTGGTGGAGGTTTTGAATGAATACAACCAGGAAAAAATCATTGTCCGCATTATCGGCCGCATTCCCGACACGAGCGTGAACGACGACATTGTGATCAAACTTTCGTCGCGCGCATTTGAAAAAGTTTCCCCCAACAGCAAACGATTCAGGGCCGTAGTGAGTTACCTCGAATAG
- a CDS encoding bifunctional response regulator/alkaline phosphatase family protein produces the protein MQYNILWADDEIDLLKPHIMFLTNKGYNVTPVNSGADALDRIENDRFDIVFLDEMMPGMTGLETLAQIKQQQPNLPVVMITKSEEEHIMEDAIGSKIDDYLIKPLNPNQILLSVKKILDNKRLVTEKTTLSYQQEFRNLAMQYQDRIGHEEWADIYKKLIYWELELESSDDQGMAEVFSMQKSEANANFCKFIEDEYENWLNDPRSDKPILSHQLMKQKVFPHLKGSSEPIFFLLIDNFRYDQWKMIQPILQEFFNIEEESSYYSILPTTTGYARNAIFSGLMPSEMERKHPQWWVSDENTPEGEEGLNNHEQDFLQKQLEMNHLNIKFSYSKILNTNQGKALVDTFNNLLTNQLNVIVYNFVDMLSHARTDVQMIKELAPDEAAYRSITRSWFQHSPLLDFIRKVAEKKGRLILTTDHGMIRVQKPVKIIGYRETNTNLRYKHGKNLGFDDNHLMVCRKPERIFLPKPHVSTSYVFTKEDYFFAYPNNYNQYVNLYRDTFQHGGVSLEEMIIPVIDMKAK, from the coding sequence ATGCAATATAACATCCTTTGGGCCGATGATGAAATAGATCTTCTCAAACCGCATATCATGTTCCTTACCAATAAAGGTTACAACGTTACGCCCGTCAATAGCGGGGCCGACGCGCTGGACCGCATTGAAAATGACCGGTTTGACATCGTTTTCCTCGACGAAATGATGCCTGGTATGACCGGCCTCGAAACGCTCGCACAGATCAAGCAACAGCAGCCAAACCTGCCCGTGGTGATGATCACCAAGAGCGAGGAGGAACACATTATGGAGGATGCCATCGGTTCCAAAATAGATGATTACCTCATTAAACCACTCAATCCCAACCAGATATTGCTTTCGGTAAAAAAGATACTGGACAACAAACGTCTGGTTACCGAAAAAACGACCCTCAGTTATCAGCAGGAATTCCGCAACCTGGCCATGCAATACCAGGACCGCATCGGTCACGAGGAATGGGCGGATATTTATAAAAAACTCATTTACTGGGAGCTCGAACTCGAAAGCTCCGACGACCAGGGAATGGCCGAGGTATTCAGCATGCAAAAAAGCGAGGCCAATGCCAATTTCTGTAAATTCATCGAGGACGAATATGAAAACTGGCTCAACGATCCACGCTCCGACAAGCCGATTCTGTCACACCAACTAATGAAGCAGAAGGTATTCCCGCATTTGAAAGGATCGAGCGAGCCGATTTTCTTCCTGCTGATCGACAATTTCCGCTACGACCAGTGGAAAATGATCCAGCCGATTTTGCAGGAGTTTTTCAATATCGAAGAAGAATCTTCTTACTATTCTATTTTGCCAACCACCACCGGCTATGCCCGTAATGCGATCTTCTCCGGCCTCATGCCGAGCGAAATGGAACGCAAGCACCCGCAATGGTGGGTAAGCGATGAAAATACGCCGGAAGGTGAAGAAGGCCTGAATAACCACGAGCAGGATTTCTTGCAGAAGCAACTGGAAATGAACCATTTGAATATCAAATTTTCATATTCCAAAATCCTGAATACCAACCAGGGTAAGGCATTGGTCGACACATTCAACAACCTGCTTACCAACCAGCTGAATGTGATTGTCTACAACTTTGTGGATATGCTTTCCCATGCGCGTACGGACGTGCAAATGATCAAGGAACTGGCCCCTGACGAAGCGGCTTACCGTTCCATTACACGCTCATGGTTCCAGCATTCGCCGCTGCTCGATTTCATCCGTAAGGTAGCCGAGAAAAAAGGCCGCCTCATCCTTACCACCGACCACGGCATGATCCGTGTGCAAAAACCGGTGAAAATCATCGGTTACCGCGAAACGAATACGAACCTCCGTTACAAACATGGCAAAAACCTCGGCTTCGACGACAACCATTTGATGGTATGCCGCAAACCGGAGCGTATTTTCCTGCCGAAACCCCACGTTTCGACGTCGTACGTGTTCACGAAAGAGGACTACTTCTTCGCCTACCCGAACAACTACAACCAGTACGTGAACCTCTACCGCGATACTTTCCAGCACGGGGGCGTATCGCTCGAAGAGATGATCATCCCGGTGATCGATATGAAGGCGAAATAG
- a CDS encoding DUF4905 domain-containing protein — translation MQNLFSFRFSENIWRVMPDADPESSLWVIELRDADRREVSFAVVDPENLALKWHRTIEGTDWWTSLTAFSHNRIFLHNYRYPEVPEPTDLLAVNGETGFLSWIMPNYVLVSSGVGELLEVATKQGDSFKHMFCNAATGALLALNEGLPETTTEVILKEPVRYIEGNMFFERLAQFITGATGGHIPVAIDYLEKRPYIIFSYYIYEQDKTVQYLLIVTDQKQQVLHEKLSEGREGTGRSTMMLKASTLVYLKNSNEFSSLTLS, via the coding sequence TTGCAAAATCTGTTTTCGTTCCGGTTTTCGGAAAACATATGGCGGGTCATGCCCGATGCCGATCCCGAAAGTTCGCTGTGGGTCATCGAATTGCGCGATGCAGATCGTCGGGAAGTGTCTTTTGCGGTCGTCGATCCGGAAAATCTGGCATTGAAATGGCACAGAACGATAGAAGGTACCGACTGGTGGACTTCACTGACGGCCTTCTCCCATAACCGCATTTTTCTGCATAATTACCGCTACCCTGAGGTGCCTGAGCCGACGGATTTGCTGGCCGTGAACGGTGAAACGGGATTTTTGTCGTGGATTATGCCCAATTACGTACTGGTAAGCAGCGGTGTTGGGGAGCTGCTTGAAGTTGCCACCAAACAGGGCGATTCGTTTAAACACATGTTTTGCAACGCAGCCACCGGAGCGCTGCTGGCTTTGAATGAAGGACTTCCCGAAACGACCACGGAGGTAATTTTAAAGGAACCCGTTCGTTACATCGAAGGGAATATGTTTTTCGAACGGCTCGCGCAATTTATTACCGGCGCAACCGGCGGGCACATCCCGGTAGCCATTGATTATTTGGAGAAAAGACCCTATATAATCTTTTCTTATTATATTTACGAGCAGGATAAAACAGTGCAATACCTCCTCATAGTAACCGATCAGAAGCAACAGGTTTTACACGAGAAACTGTCGGAAGGGCGGGAAGGAACGGGCCGCTCGACGATGATGCTGAAAGCGTCCACACTGGTTTATCTGAAAAATAGCAACGAGTTTTCGAGTTTAACGCTTTCATAA
- the fsa gene encoding fructose-6-phosphate aldolase, whose translation MKFFIDTANLNEIREAQALGVLDGVTTNPSLMAKEGITGKDNIMRHYKAICDIVDGDVSAEVISVDFEGMVREGEELVEIDEKIVVKIPMIKEGIKALKYFSGKGIRTNCTLIFSPGQALVAAKAGATYVSPFVGRLDDISTDGIGLIEQILTIYRNYGFDTQVLAASVRHPMHIIQCAEVGADVMTGPLSAIEALLKHPLTDIGLEKFLSDYKKGNA comes from the coding sequence ATGAAATTTTTCATTGATACTGCGAACCTGAACGAAATTCGGGAAGCGCAGGCACTTGGTGTTTTGGACGGTGTAACCACCAACCCATCCCTGATGGCGAAAGAAGGAATTACAGGTAAGGATAATATAATGCGTCACTACAAGGCTATCTGCGATATCGTGGACGGTGATGTAAGCGCAGAAGTAATCTCGGTCGATTTCGAAGGAATGGTCCGCGAGGGCGAAGAGCTGGTCGAGATCGACGAGAAAATCGTGGTGAAAATCCCGATGATCAAAGAAGGTATCAAGGCATTGAAATATTTTTCAGGAAAAGGCATCCGTACCAACTGTACGCTGATCTTCTCTCCCGGACAGGCGCTCGTGGCTGCGAAGGCCGGTGCTACTTACGTTTCCCCGTTCGTTGGTCGCCTTGACGATATCTCAACCGACGGTATCGGTCTCATCGAGCAAATCCTGACGATTTACAGAAACTACGGTTTCGATACGCAGGTGCTTGCAGCATCGGTTCGCCACCCGATGCACATCATCCAGTGCGCGGAAGTGGGTGCCGACGTAATGACCGGCCCGTTGAGCGCGATCGAAGCATTGCTGAAACACCCGTTGACCGATATCGGTCTGGAGAAATTCCTTTCTGACTACAAAAAAGGAAATGCTTAA
- a CDS encoding tail fiber domain-containing protein has product MGYQAGMFTSGSLNIGIGRSAGQKTKGTQNCFLGDESGLKNEAGSYNVFMGAKAGTSNETGNFNTFLGHGAGLSNTNGERNTYLGYAAGGNAGLINATAIGASAMVTGSHCLVLGNNANVGIGYSAPFYQLQLSKSIAAKAGSATWAVLSDLRLKRNVTEFTDGLNQLKQIKPVWFQYNGQAGIETGDKKFVGIIAQEMQKIAPYTIGTFTYQDSLGNKTEYLDYDANAVTYILINSVKEQQRIIEDKEAKIQALESRLEKLERLANVSPGGF; this is encoded by the coding sequence ATGGGTTATCAGGCGGGAATGTTCACTTCTGGTAGCCTTAATATTGGCATTGGACGTTCGGCTGGTCAAAAAACAAAAGGCACACAAAATTGTTTTTTGGGAGATGAAAGTGGATTGAAGAATGAAGCGGGAAGCTACAATGTCTTTATGGGGGCTAAGGCTGGAACCAGTAATGAAACTGGTAACTTTAATACATTCCTGGGCCATGGGGCAGGACTGAGTAATACCAACGGTGAAAGGAATACCTATTTGGGTTACGCCGCGGGAGGTAATGCTGGTTTGATAAATGCTACCGCAATCGGGGCATCGGCGATGGTTACAGGCAGCCATTGCCTGGTTTTAGGGAATAATGCCAATGTAGGTATCGGCTATTCTGCTCCGTTCTACCAATTGCAGTTAAGCAAAAGTATTGCGGCTAAGGCTGGATCTGCCACCTGGGCGGTACTGTCAGATTTGAGACTTAAGAGGAATGTTACGGAGTTTACAGATGGTCTGAATCAATTGAAACAAATCAAACCCGTTTGGTTCCAGTACAACGGCCAGGCAGGCATCGAAACAGGCGACAAGAAATTTGTAGGTATCATTGCGCAGGAAATGCAGAAAATAGCACCTTATACAATTGGTACCTTCACGTATCAGGATTCATTGGGCAACAAAACCGAATACCTGGATTACGACGCCAATGCGGTGACTTACATTTTGATTAACTCTGTGAAGGAGCAGCAGCGTATCATCGAAGATAAAGAGGCTAAAATCCAGGCATTGGAAAGCCGGCTTGAAAAGTTGGAGCGGTTGGCGAACGTTTCGCCGGGGGGTTTTTAA
- a CDS encoding biotin--[acetyl-CoA-carboxylase] ligase — protein sequence MYNSTQDTLIIGKKVIYLPTCHSTNDIAAEIVHAGLFEEGTVVITDNQVKGRGQRGTVWNANAGENLTFSVILKPAFLAIQDQFLISQVTALAIRGYLGSYVPATKVKWPNDIYMNNRKSCGVLIENSLQGTKYATSIVGIGVNINQSRFENNYATSLFGETGLTFNLAEEFHKLLKFLDAYYVRLRTGTHNDAIRGEYLSHLYGYQQDVKFLYKGNVTNGSVTNVTHLGKLRVKLATEPEELEFGLKEIEWVRE from the coding sequence TTGTACAACTCTACACAGGACACGCTAATAATTGGTAAAAAAGTTATATACCTGCCAACTTGTCATTCCACCAACGACATAGCGGCTGAAATAGTACACGCGGGTTTGTTTGAGGAAGGTACCGTTGTCATAACCGACAATCAGGTGAAGGGACGAGGCCAGCGCGGGACGGTCTGGAATGCGAATGCGGGCGAGAATCTCACGTTTTCAGTTATCCTCAAACCTGCGTTTTTAGCCATTCAGGACCAGTTTCTGATCAGTCAGGTTACCGCGCTTGCTATACGGGGGTACCTCGGGAGCTACGTGCCGGCGACGAAGGTAAAGTGGCCGAACGATATTTATATGAATAACCGCAAATCGTGCGGGGTTTTGATCGAAAATTCGCTTCAGGGTACCAAATACGCTACCTCGATCGTCGGTATCGGGGTAAATATCAACCAGTCCCGGTTCGAGAATAATTATGCCACTTCGCTTTTCGGGGAGACGGGACTGACATTTAATCTAGCCGAAGAATTCCACAAGCTGCTGAAATTTCTGGATGCTTATTACGTCAGGCTGCGAACGGGGACTCATAACGATGCGATCCGTGGCGAATACCTGAGCCATTTGTATGGTTATCAGCAAGATGTGAAATTTCTATACAAAGGGAATGTAACAAACGGCTCGGTGACAAATGTAACGCACCTTGGGAAGCTGCGGGTTAAATTAGCCACCGAGCCGGAAGAACTGGAATTCGGTTTGAAAGAAATCGAATGGGTCAGGGAATGA
- the rsfS gene encoding ribosome silencing factor produces MKERKNKELSSKDLTELVVKGMTEKKGLDIAILDLRKVKNSITDFFVICSGNSDTQIDALANSVEEEVYKISKTEPWQKEGKANGEWILIDYVDVVAHIFNKERRKHYDLEELWGDAEVTYLEDSMV; encoded by the coding sequence ATGAAAGAACGCAAAAATAAAGAACTATCCTCAAAAGATCTCACCGAACTGGTTGTGAAGGGCATGACAGAAAAGAAGGGTTTGGACATTGCCATATTAGACCTCAGAAAAGTAAAAAACTCAATAACCGATTTTTTCGTCATCTGCTCGGGTAATTCCGATACGCAAATAGATGCTTTGGCCAACTCGGTCGAGGAAGAAGTTTACAAAATATCCAAAACAGAGCCCTGGCAAAAAGAAGGAAAGGCGAATGGGGAATGGATTTTGATTGATTATGTGGACGTTGTCGCACATATTTTCAACAAAGAACGCCGCAAACATTACGATCTGGAAGAACTTTGGGGAGATGCAGAGGTGACATACCTGGAAGATTCCATGGTATAA
- a CDS encoding transmembrane 220 family protein — protein MRLLKIFFGILFVIFAYFQLNDPDSGVWIAIYSFAALGCFMSIRGLWPSWVFYVLAAGYLIGAVFQWPREFEGIFFGETAMRSLNIELARESLGLGICALVMAVIGKWG, from the coding sequence ATGAGACTGTTAAAGATATTTTTCGGGATACTCTTCGTCATTTTCGCCTACTTCCAGCTCAACGATCCCGACTCGGGCGTTTGGATCGCGATTTACAGCTTCGCCGCGCTCGGCTGCTTCATGAGCATCCGCGGGCTTTGGCCTTCCTGGGTATTTTATGTACTTGCGGCAGGCTATCTGATCGGCGCGGTTTTCCAGTGGCCACGCGAATTCGAAGGTATTTTCTTTGGGGAAACAGCAATGCGGAGCCTCAACATCGAACTCGCACGGGAGTCGCTCGGCCTGGGCATCTGTGCCCTTGTAATGGCTGTGATAGGAAAATGGGGCTGA
- the kdsB gene encoding 3-deoxy-manno-octulosonate cytidylyltransferase, giving the protein MRILGIIPARYASTRFPAKALVDIGGKSMIRRVYEQASKATQLDQVIVATDDERILYHVREFGGKAVMTSPDHQSGTDRCFEALTKTEGRYDYVINIQGDEPFISPEPIDHLASVLNGETELATLVKVIDNDEILFNVNVPKAVLNKRGEVMYFSRQTIPYLRNAQSQEEFLKSHVFYKHIGIYAYRADVLAEITKLPVSSLEKAEALEQLRWLENGYAIRAVITSDDSHGVDTPDDLDRVTRKFLP; this is encoded by the coding sequence GTGCGCATTTTAGGAATAATACCGGCCCGCTACGCTTCTACCCGCTTCCCCGCCAAGGCATTGGTGGACATCGGCGGAAAAAGCATGATCCGACGGGTTTACGAACAAGCATCCAAAGCTACGCAACTCGATCAGGTTATCGTAGCAACCGACGATGAAAGAATATTGTACCACGTCCGGGAGTTTGGCGGAAAAGCCGTCATGACCTCCCCGGACCACCAGAGCGGTACCGACCGCTGCTTCGAGGCGCTCACCAAAACAGAGGGCCGGTATGACTACGTGATCAACATCCAGGGCGACGAGCCATTCATCAGCCCGGAGCCGATCGATCACCTGGCTTCCGTACTCAACGGGGAAACCGAGCTGGCGACATTGGTCAAAGTCATCGATAATGACGAAATTCTCTTCAATGTGAATGTGCCGAAAGCTGTTTTGAACAAGCGCGGCGAAGTCATGTATTTCAGCCGTCAGACCATCCCTTACCTGCGCAATGCGCAAAGCCAGGAGGAATTTCTCAAATCGCATGTTTTCTACAAACACATCGGCATTTATGCTTACAGGGCCGATGTTCTGGCGGAAATCACGAAATTGCCTGTTTCGTCACTCGAAAAAGCGGAAGCATTGGAGCAACTGCGCTGGCTGGAAAACGGCTACGCGATCCGCGCCGTCATTACTTCCGACGATTCGCATGGCGTAGACACGCCCGACGATCTCGACCGGGTTACCAGAAAATTTTTACCCTGA
- a CDS encoding tetratricopeptide repeat protein, producing the protein MPRLFFFIFLITLYSCSQSSDAFLQKGKELMQQGKTREAIEFINKAIEKNTANADAFNLRGVAYYELKEYPNALLDFGQAIKLQPASYRPYFNRALLYTDENKLDSAFADYNKSAELAPDTADVFLNRGQLLVLMDKTPDAIKDFEKATQLDANNKQAWYNLGNTYYRTQDFKKATLAFRQTVKLDAQYGKAFYGLGLAQYNDGEKDLGCANLKQALNLGYNDAANALAQFCR; encoded by the coding sequence ATGCCCCGATTATTTTTTTTTATTTTTCTGATTACCCTCTATTCCTGCTCCCAATCTTCCGACGCGTTCCTCCAAAAAGGCAAAGAGCTCATGCAGCAAGGCAAGACGCGCGAAGCCATCGAATTCATTAACAAGGCGATCGAAAAAAATACCGCCAATGCCGACGCATTCAACCTCCGCGGCGTGGCTTACTACGAGTTGAAAGAATATCCCAACGCATTGCTCGACTTTGGTCAGGCTATTAAACTGCAACCCGCTTCCTACCGTCCCTATTTCAACCGCGCGCTGCTGTATACGGATGAAAACAAGCTGGATTCCGCATTTGCAGACTATAATAAATCGGCCGAACTGGCTCCCGACACCGCCGATGTGTTCTTGAACCGCGGCCAATTGCTGGTGTTAATGGACAAAACGCCGGATGCCATCAAAGACTTCGAAAAAGCCACGCAGCTAGATGCGAATAACAAGCAGGCCTGGTACAACCTCGGAAACACCTATTACCGGACGCAGGACTTCAAAAAAGCCACATTGGCATTCCGCCAGACGGTGAAACTGGACGCGCAATACGGCAAAGCATTTTACGGACTCGGCCTGGCACAGTATAACGACGGTGAAAAAGACCTGGGCTGCGCGAACCTGAAACAGGCCCTGAACCTGGGATACAACGACGCAGCGAATGCGCTGGCGCAATTTTGTCGGTGA